The following DNA comes from Bacteroidia bacterium.
TATTGGAATTACCCAAAATTTGGAAGAGGTAGAGTTCTTTAAAAAGCGCTTTCCGGAAGAATTTTCCATTTATACCTTGCAAAAAACAGAAACTAAAATTCTGAACGACAAGGAAACAAATGGGATTCGAATTGAATGTAAGCAAACAGAAGAATATTTATCGCTCAGTGATAAAACAACCGGAATTACTCAAAAGGATATCAATTATGGGGAATCTTTTGAGACCGTATCCGGGATCCAGGCTTGGACTTTGATGCCCGATGGGAAAAAGTATAAGAAACTTAAAGTAGATGACTATAAAGAATTTCGACCTGAAAGAGATGGAATTTTTTATGACGATATCATAACCAAACGTTTCGTTTTTCCGGGTGTTATGAAAGGGTCAATCGTGCATTTGGAATATGTAGAATCATACTCCGACCCTCATTTGATGTATCCAATCGGATTTCACCAGTATATTCCTGTAATTCATGCAGAATATACCGTTGAGTTTCCCTCCAATGTAAAGGTTAGAACAAAAATATTTGGTGATACAACAGGTATAGTATTTTCAAAAAAAGAAGGTAAAGGAACAACAACTCTTACCTGGAAAATGGATACCTTGAAGAAGATTGAAAGGGAAGTAGGTATGCAAAATTATCGCTACCTGGCTCCACAGATTTTTGTTATTATTGATAGTTATACTCCCAAAAATGGAAAACCGGAACAGGTTTTTCCCGATCTTAAAACCATGTATAAATGGTACTATTCTCATCTCAATGAACTTTCCAAACGACCCTATCCTACCGTTAAAAACCTGACTGATTCTTTGTTGAAAGGTGAATCCAATATCGATGAGAAAATCCGTAAAATATTCTACTTCGTTCAACAAAATACAAAATACATAGCCTTTGAAGATGGTTTAGGAGGTTTTGTTCCACGTCCACCCGATTCTGTTTTGCATCGGCGATACGGTGATTGCAAAGACAAAAGCAGTTTGTTGAAGTGTATGTTTGATTATGCCGGTATTGAATCTTACTTGTCTTGGGTCGCAACAGAGAGTTTACCTTACC
Coding sequences within:
- a CDS encoding DUF3857 domain-containing protein, with protein sequence MTTSRSINSSQFLISFLICSILPIIGITQNLEEVEFFKKRFPEEFSIYTLQKTETKILNDKETNGIRIECKQTEEYLSLSDKTTGITQKDINYGESFETVSGIQAWTLMPDGKKYKKLKVDDYKEFRPERDGIFYDDIITKRFVFPGVMKGSIVHLEYVESYSDPHLMYPIGFHQYIPVIHAEYTVEFPSNVKVRTKIFGDTTGIVFSKKEGKGTTTLTWKMDTLKKIEREVGMQNYRYLAPQIFVIIDSYTPKNGKPEQVFPDLKTMYKWYYSHLNELSKRPYPTVKNLTDSLLKGESNIDEKIRKIFYFVQQNTKYIAFEDGLGGFVPRPPDSVLHRRYGDCKDKSSLLKCMFDYAGIESYLSWVATESLPYRFSEIFSQSCANHMIVSLRKDNQWYFIDGTASLLSFGMPTSMIQNSEVLIGISPDSFQIVKVPPVQADMNMQIDSIYITLDGKDVKGHGAFSQAGYLKTRLSLRLQETKDQKAKEILSSYLETGNNKFKLGTYSYSGIYHPDSVLKVKYDMTIPDYTTQIDDKIVINLNLDRYNQHSQFELDKRKNDYVTDYKFIVKHILCFTLPKGYTYESLPEPLDIGYKDLFRQKLSYKVVGNKIYLEKEYWSNYLILTKSEFPEWNKLADKLDAAYRQAIILKKI